The Toxoplasma gondii ME49 chromosome III, whole genome shotgun sequence genome includes a window with the following:
- a CDS encoding hypothetical protein (encoded by transcript TGME49_254800~Signal peptide predicted by SignalP 2.0 HMM (probability 0.819) with cleavage site probability 0.334 at residue 23), translating into MTRPLVSKALRAAFVHTAAFSSAVPRGGSSDALIKKAELHNLYQRVREAASKFKSPMFRDYFIRRADEDFRDMQEKLLSVSAEEIEQFKKLMEDHCALLHRQSTVANLYHTDRIAYLK; encoded by the exons ATGACGCGTCCTCTCGTCTCCAAAGCGTTGCGCGCAGCTTTTGTGCACACggctgccttttcttccgccGTACCCCGCGGTGGTTCTTCAGATGCTCTGATAAAAAAAGCGGAACTACACAACCTGTACCAGCGCgtgagagaggcagcgagcaAATTCAAATCTCCGATGTTTAGGGACTACTTCATTCGGCGA GCTGATGAGGACTTCAGAGACATGCAAGAGAAGTTGCTATCTGTGAGCGCCGAGGAGATAGAGCAGTTCAAAAAGCTTATGGAGGACCACTGCGCGCTTCTGCACCGTCAAAGCACTGTTGCGAATCTGTACCACACAGACCGTATTGCCTATCTCAAATGA